ACTCTGGTCCACCATATACGGTTACCTCTCCCTTGAACCGGATTTTGAAACGGTCCGCTGGGTGACTTTTTACAAACACGGTGAAACACCCGGACTGGGCGGTGAAATCGAAAAGGAGTGGTTTTCAGAAAACTTTGCCGGAAAAAAGATTTTTGGTCCGGACGGAGAGCTGGTCAGCATTCGGATCGCCCGGGGAAATGCAGAATCATCCGTCCCCCAAAATCAGCTCTATCACACCGTAGACGGTATCAGCGGGGCCACACTTACGGGTAAAGGAGTTACTCAGTTTCTTCGGGAGGATCTGCAAAAGTACGAAGCCTGGTTTAAAAACCGGAAAAAGGAGGTGGATTAATGTCCCTTTTATCCCCCACCCACAAACGGGTTTTAAAAGATCCCATTATCGATAACAATCCCATCAATAAACAGGTATTGGGTATTTGTTCAGCCCTGGCCGTAACCGTTCAGGTAAAAACCGCCCTGGTGATGACCCTTGCCGTGATATTTGTCCTGGCCTTTTCAAACCTCTTTGTGTCCCTCCTCCGGGAAAAAATCCCTTCGAAAATCCGCATCATTGTGGAACTGACCATTATCGCTTCGCTGGTGATTTTAGTGGATCAGGTTTTACGGGCCTTTTTGTATGACATCAGCAAACAACTTTCCGTTTTTGTAGGACTCATCATCACGAATTGCATAGTCATGGGGCGGGCGGAAGCCTTCGCCATGCAGAACAAACCCATTCCATCCCTCCTGGACGGTATCGGGAACGGACTGGGATACGGCATGATTTTGATTCTGGTCTCCATCGGCCGGGAAATCCTGGGCAGCGGCAGCTTTTTCGGAATCACCCTGATTCCAACAGCAGCCTATGAAGCGGGATATCAGAATATGGGACTCATGGTATTAGCCCCGGGGGCTTTTATCCTGTTGGGACTGATTATCTGGCTTCAGCGGACCCTGTTTAAATATTCGGAAGAAGAGTGAGGTGAATGATGTTTGAACACTATCTGGGCCTGCTTGTCAAATCCATTTTCGTGGAAAATATTCTCCTGGCATTTTTCCTGGGGATGTGTTCCTTCCTGGCTGTCTCGAAAAAGGTGGAAAACTCGGTGGGACTGGGATTTGCCGTGGTTTTCGTTTTGACAATCACCACGCCTGTAAACTGGCTGATCAATCATTTCCTCCTGGAGGATGGAGCCCTTGGCTGGGCGGGGCTGCCGGAAGCGGATCTGAGTTTTCTCCGTTTTATTGCCTTTATTGCCGTCATCGCCGCCATGGTCCAGCTTGTGGAGATGATCCTGGACCGTTTCAGTCCGGCCTTGTATGCGGCACTGGGAATTTTTCTCCCCCTTATCGCCGTCAATTGCGCCATCCTGGGATCCTCCCTGTTTATGGTGGAACGTTCCTATACCTTCGGAGAATCCATCGTATTCGGGTTTGGCGCCGGAACCGGCTGGATGCTGGCTATTGTGTCCATGGCGGCCATCCGGCATAAATTGCGGTATTCTAATATTCCTCAGGGCTTGCGGGGACTCGGAATCGCCATGCTGGTAACGGGACTCATGGCTGTGGCATTTATGAGTTTTTCCGGTATCAGCTTATAACCTTAAAATGAACGGAGACGTGTTTTGACAACCTTAGGCGTCTTACTTATCAGTACTCTCGTCTTTGTCGGCATGATTGTGGTGCTGGTACTCATCCTCATCGCCGCCGAATCCAAGCTGGTGTATAAAGGTGATGTAAAAATCACCATCAATGAGAATGAAGAAAAGAGCATCACCGTCCCGGCAGGCAAAACCCTGCTGAACACCCTGTCCGACCAGAAAATTTTCCTCCCTTCGGCCTGTGGCGGCGGCGGAACCTGCGCCATGTGCAAGTGCCAGATTCTCGAAGGTGGCGGAGAAATCCTCCCTACGGAAACAAGCCATTTCTCCTACCGGGAGCAGAAAGAAAATTGGCGTCTCTCCTGCCAGGTGAAAGTTAAAAACGACATGTCCATCCGGATTCCGGAAGAAATTTTCAATATACAGAAATACTCATGCACGGTAAAATCCAACAGGAATGTTGCTACGTTTATAAAAGAGTTGGTCCTGGATCTGGACGAGGGACAGCATTTGGAATTCCGCTCCGGAGGATATATTCAGATCGATATCCCTGAATATGAATTGAGTTTTAAGAATTTTGATATTGACAAGCGGTTTCGGGAGGACTGGGAAAAGTACAACTTATTTGATTTACAGGTTAAAAATCCCGAGCCGGTCTTCCGGGCTTATTCTATGGCCAATCATCCGGCGGAGGGACAGAAAGTCATTCTGAATGTCCGGATTGCCACACCGCCCCGGGGTATGGATGTTCCTCCGGGCATTGCCTCATCCTGGATTTTTAACCTGAAGCCGGGCGATAAAGTCACCATTTCGGGTCCTTATGGTGAGTTTTATATTAAAGATACTGACAGAGAAATGTGTTTTATCGGCGGTGGCGCGGGGATGGCCCCCATGCGGAGTCATATCTTTCATCTTTTCCACACGGAAAAAACCAAACGGAAGGCCACCTTCTGGTATGGTGCCCGGTCCAGACGGGAAA
The Candidatus Neomarinimicrobiota bacterium DNA segment above includes these coding regions:
- the nqrE gene encoding NADH:ubiquinone reductase (Na(+)-transporting) subunit E; translated protein: MFEHYLGLLVKSIFVENILLAFFLGMCSFLAVSKKVENSVGLGFAVVFVLTITTPVNWLINHFLLEDGALGWAGLPEADLSFLRFIAFIAVIAAMVQLVEMILDRFSPALYAALGIFLPLIAVNCAILGSSLFMVERSYTFGESIVFGFGAGTGWMLAIVSMAAIRHKLRYSNIPQGLRGLGIAMLVTGLMAVAFMSFSGISL
- the nqrC gene encoding NADH:ubiquinone reductase (Na(+)-transporting) subunit C codes for the protein MHSNKYTLLFAVIVTVVASLLLASAATLLKPYQERNEELDLKTNILKSLGLVSEEGLSPEKIEQVYADSLEEIFVTQDGKVSDSGELPVYLRKNKAGELVALAIPVSGKGLWSTIYGYLSLEPDFETVRWVTFYKHGETPGLGGEIEKEWFSENFAGKKIFGPDGELVSIRIARGNAESSVPQNQLYHTVDGISGATLTGKGVTQFLREDLQKYEAWFKNRKKEVD
- the nqrF gene encoding NADH:ubiquinone reductase (Na(+)-transporting) subunit F, giving the protein MIVVLVLILIAAESKLVYKGDVKITINENEEKSITVPAGKTLLNTLSDQKIFLPSACGGGGTCAMCKCQILEGGGEILPTETSHFSYREQKENWRLSCQVKVKNDMSIRIPEEIFNIQKYSCTVKSNRNVATFIKELVLDLDEGQHLEFRSGGYIQIDIPEYELSFKNFDIDKRFREDWEKYNLFDLQVKNPEPVFRAYSMANHPAEGQKVILNVRIATPPRGMDVPPGIASSWIFNLKPGDKVTISGPYGEFYIKDTDREMCFIGGGAGMAPMRSHIFHLFHTEKTKRKATFWYGARSRREMFYDEEFKAIAKEHPNFSYHVALSDPLPEDKWNGPVGFIHQVAFDEYLSKHEDPSEIEYYLCGPPMMLDA
- a CDS encoding NADH:ubiquinone reductase (Na(+)-transporting) subunit D, giving the protein MSLLSPTHKRVLKDPIIDNNPINKQVLGICSALAVTVQVKTALVMTLAVIFVLAFSNLFVSLLREKIPSKIRIIVELTIIASLVILVDQVLRAFLYDISKQLSVFVGLIITNCIVMGRAEAFAMQNKPIPSLLDGIGNGLGYGMILILVSIGREILGSGSFFGITLIPTAAYEAGYQNMGLMVLAPGAFILLGLIIWLQRTLFKYSEEE